The Xiphophorus maculatus strain JP 163 A chromosome 5, X_maculatus-5.0-male, whole genome shotgun sequence nucleotide sequence tggattttctcattttctccttctttttggTCGTGAATGCTGCCCGTCGACCTAAACTAATCACATTCTGGCTATGCTGAGAAATTGAAAGAATTGCAAtggaaaacattaataaaagtgcaaaaagaggacagaaaaacaataatcgTCGCACTTGGCGTTCCACCCTGAGTTCAGGTGGTGAGAAACCTAACACCAAGAGGAGGACCTGGAAAGCTTCATAGTAACTGGGAGGACATAATCTATGTTGTCAAAGCCCAGAACTGGCCAAACAGCCCAGTGTTTGTTGTAAAACCATTGCATGGAACAGGAAGGGACCAAGTGTTACATCACAACCTGCTATTACCATGTCCTTACCTGGTGGAAGAGCCCAACATCAGCGGTTCAAATCccggaaaaaaataaaaaaatttaaaaaatcaaagtaagaagaacaaaaaaccaCACAACTGACCAAGATGTCAAACCTGCTGATACGGAAAGGTCCAATGAGAAAGACTACTATGTATGGACTGCAGCAAGACCTGCACCACCTTCACCCTTAAACTCTAAAATCAGAGGCTGAGTTGGACCTAAAGATCTAACTGAGCCAAACGAGGTCTTggaggaaggagaagaggaGATACATTCTCAAGAAGATGAGGTTGGTTCAGATGCTGCTAAATCTAATGATGGTCAAAGAGATGAAGGAGCATCTGGAGAACACCCAGGAAGGAGGAGGCAGCCCATGAGAATCTACACTTATGACCAGTTGTTTCACCTGACCTTTAAAGTCCTCAAGATCTGATCCACCAGAGTATATACACTCAGAAAACAACCCTAACTCTTCCAGGCAATCCTCATCCATATATCCTTATTATGGCATcacttaaaaaactaaatcagtTCATGTTCATACTCATTTTGTTAGTTTAACAGGCTAGTTAATATTACAGTCTAAtctaataagaataataatccATGGAGATTTGTGAAATTTTATGCTGTCAGTTGTGAGAAcagatttatgtttatattgacagtttttttcCTAGTTTTTGTGGATATCTTTGTTCTGTATTGCCAACAATCTTAAAATGTTGTTAGGCAACATTTTTTTGTGGCAGATGGTGTTGCATCctataagtattttatttaaattattactattttttaatgttatggCTAAAACACTCttttatccatttatttaatgtgtataATTTGTCTTATtcatgttattgtttaaaacattaTGCCTAGTTATTTTTGTTCGAACATAGATGTTTTACAGAATTAGAGCTGTGTGCTACGTGACCGGAAGTAGTGTCAGCTGTAAAGTTGTAACTGGAAGTAGAAACTATGTAATGGTTTTTCTGTGCTCCAATGTCCGACTGTTCCAGAGATTACAATTCCAAGAAAACTACACACCGAGTGGGGAAATCTAGTTGCTGAAACTGAAGGACTCTGTCTGTTTTATGAGTTCAACACAATGAAAGAATTGAAATACTTCAATAAATTTCTTTCACTGTTACCTTGTTCCTTTATTGACTGAAGCTAAATTTAAGTGGCTTTTTATGAGTTTTTCTTCCTTGCTGTTAAACTTTTCCTTCATTGGAGGTCCGGTAGAACTGTTCTAGATGTAGAACAGTTTGTTCTACCGGACCAAAAGGTGCCGGTAGAACTGTTTGTTCTGTTAGAGTAGAtactttgtacagaacactgcgaaaataaaaacctcaaacttTCGCGGCAGTTACAAGAAACAAAGTAACTACATTCAATAGACCTTTACATGATGTTCTGTATGAATCTTTATCTCTCCAGGGCTGCTGCTTTATAAACCACAGTTCTCAGCTCAGCGAACTTAGACATTGCTTGTTTCAACTTCTTTTCAGTCTGCCTTGGACAGGTAAGATTTTTTAATatccaaaaggaaaataaaattaactggAAAAAAGAGTATCTTTGTTTAGAATACACtacagcaattaaaaatattgtgtgTTGATTTAgttataaaatttattttatagaagATCATTTTCTTGTGAATTTattaggggtgcactgattaTAGGTTATAGGTTGACGGGCTTTGATGAATCCTGACTAAATTACAGAAAGATGCAGATTTTAAGATTAgcatcttaaaatattaaaaatcttgCCGATTTCCATTTTGGCAGATATcaattttttgtctgaaatcttgctaaatatagcaagaaagttgatGAGTTGCCAACAGTGAGGTGAGTATTGTTAAGTACAAACATTTAGGCATGATCTGGTGGGCCGGTCctctgcagcagagcagaagaagaaagcagctgATTTAAATACCTTTGCAGAGATAGATAAaatcggtggataagatcggcttcacatgtaaaaatatgtaaaaaaatttcCCCAGACTTAGGGAAATCGACAGataaatcagtgcacccctagaATTTATAATTTCACTTACAGTAATGTGGTGGAGCTGTGTGGCTGTTTGTTGAAATCAAAGATTTGTAGATATATAAAgctgaatttgtgttttgttcattGCTGGGAATCAGAATTGttgaaaccaaaaatgttgTAGCCACTTCTCAAGAGGACATCAAAATTGTTGGGAATCAGAACTCGCTTTGACATTTGGCTTATGTAATTCTTACAAATTGTAAtccataatttattattaattagtAAAGCCAAGCTCAGTCTCTCATGAGGGAATGAAGAAACTCTTCACACAATATGGAATGATCACTGATATGCTTATTTCTAATTGAGTCTCAgaatttatttactaaatagCCCAACTTCACAGCTGAATTATTCTgtgaataatttctttatttattttctggcaTGTAACCTAACTActgacaagataaaataaatatatagaataataaaatgggaataaaatcagattaatgAATGAACTTCATTGTTTTCTTCACAAATATCTGCTGGCTATAACATTTTGTGTTATCTAGAACTGTTTACTAATGTTTCACCATCATTAACTGCTGCTCCCATGAACAAATACGCTCCATCTCAAAAGCCTGATATTAGATTACTGAAACACTTATTCAAATGTCATATCTGCTTATAGTGCCATTCATTTTAAGGATCTTATGTATAgcataaattagaataaattcAGGATATGCTGCTAGCACAGGGCTATGATATGAATTGAATGGAATTAGTAATGGTCTTAATGGCTTATCTCTGTTCagttatcttttatttttgcatgttagCATATAACTTTCTTATACGATGTTATATAAATAAGTCATAGAAATAAGGAAAATGTCATGCActatgtaaaaaacaatttcatttcttttctctctatCTTTTAGCTTTTGACTACAGCTATGCTGCCCGATTCAACTTCAGCTCTTCTTCTCCTAAGCGTCCTCCTTGTTCACTCCTCTGTTCTGTCCTGTCGGATCGGGACCCAAAGCGAGTGTGATGCTGCTCCATTTGTACCAGGCTACAACCTGGTGGGGGAAGGTTATGATATAGTCAGACTGCAAAGAAAAGGAGCTTATGTGATTGATGTGAAGACTTATCTGAGCTCCGCTGACAGCTGTACTCTCTGCTCCAACCCTCTTCAAAACCATGCCTAccaaaaagtaactaaaaatgcataaataaacagCTGTACATCTGACTAGAGATTAACAATAATGCGACTTTTCTCCACTTTAAGCTTCCATCTTCTGTTGTGGACTGGCGTGCCATCAATCGATGCACTGCTGAAATCTCCAGCAGTCATCACACCTCTGCCAGGTATTTAAACCTCATTGTGAACACTGTAAACATTGAATCACATAATTAAACTAACAAAGacgagatttttttttacatgttccAATCAACAGAGTATATTTATTGGATCTTTATGTGGCAGACCAACACATAGTGGAAGTGgaatcaaaatatgaaaaatatggtGTGCATTTATACTGGTTTaatgaaaagtgtgtttaatacctgcttagaggttgttattttaaaaaaagtacttttaatctgaaaatcgAGCCACATATGGAAGCACAttcaaatttactgaatatAACTGTAGTTTATGAATACCTACCTAATAAGTCTATggtattaaaataacaatagtCGAATCAACAATTTCACTAAGCTATAAAGCTTAACTAccttattaaaaatatgaaaaatgaactGTATAGATGTTTAATAATGATTACatcctttaaaatgtccaaCAGCTCTCTGATTCAGGCTTACACATCCCACGACACCAATGATTGGTCGGTAAGAAACAACTCAAAGCTGaacatttcagaatattttcaaTGGAGCCCTTATAACACAACCCTGATAGAAACCTTGCtggttgattttctttctttcaccatttcaattcagttaaaATGTGCTATTCCAAGAATTGTATTATCTTTTTTACTTTGCATTCAGTTAGAACTGAAGTAAGTGATTAGCATAGTGATAAAAAATATGGCTTCTTATTTAACACCTTATAAACTACATGTTTTGTCTGTATTTCATCAGTTTGGCTTGGATGTTCAAAATGTTCTGGAGTCTGGCAAGTCAGATGTGGGAGGCACCCGCTCCAACGCCTACAAGTTCGCTTCACAAAGGAGCAAAGAGGACCGCTACACTTTCAGCACACACAGCATCACCTGCAGCCATTATCGGTAGGAtggaaatttgacttttttcattAAGTTCTGACCGGTCAtggttataaaaatatttatctaattttGTGTTGGTGTTTAGTTTTCGTGTATCAAGCACACCTAACTTAAGCATAGATTTCAAAAGGCAGTCAGAAAATCTGCCAAGTCACTACAACTCATCCACTGCAGATGAGTATGGAGATCTCATAAACACCTTTGGCACACACTACTTCAGACTGGTGAGAActtttgcacacacacaatATGAATTAGTTATAGACATTTTTCTACAGGGAAGCATTTTAAAGAACTTAAAACCTGTTTCAGGTTATTCTTGGAGGGCAACTAAAACGACTGACATCTTCACGAAGCTGTTTGTCCTCCCTGAATGGGTTAAGCTCAAGTGAGGTAACAAAATGCACAACACAACCGATTTTTACACAACCATGTATTATACTTCCATGATTCTAACGCCTACTGATGAGTCATATGTGACAcctatattttttaactttgattttgatttttaactttGATGTCTAGTGGGCAGAAAGATACAATTGTCTGGATGATTTTTGATGGAAGTACCTGGGAGCAATCATTGGTCAACAGCCAAAAAATTGTCTGTGGTTATTCAGTTGTTTTAGGGTAATTTTGATGtactgaatccaaaaatcacaaCTTTCTGAACTAAGCTACGTACATATTAAGGGATGCAGTCGTGATGGCAGATTACTGTTGGACTCTGAAGAGAGATATCCCTGCTGCAGAACACACGAGGCATTCAAAGAAACAGAAGTTCATGCCCCGAGTTTTGCACAATGAAgacttaatttttaatttacatgtaCTTACCCTCATCAGTGTTTATTACTCAgtttacagaaatccaagtttgtatcatttaaataatacaCTCTgttagaacattttttttcattgtcatttttggattcaaAGGTGCAAAATAGTCccaattcagttaaaaaaaaacatagacaacttccaatcaatatttttttgttacttagtGTAATCATAGTCGTAATCATAGTCTTACTGTCTTACTGGTGTTTAGAACCAGAAAGTTACTGGAGAGCCAGTCACTGATACAGGACATTGGACAAGGTTGGCCGACCTGTCCTGATGTGGACTTAAtggtattttaccataaattagagcaaattattattattgtggatccgtagttttttttgtcttgctatGAGTTAGTTTGTAACCATTTTGTCTATGCAATACAATTTATTTGTTGACGCATTAGCACAGTATATTGTGCATTATATATTCTGCTATATTGTATATTGTATAGGCACATGAATATTACATGGTTTAATGACAATTTTAGATAGTTATTGAGTTGGTAAGTAATAGGTTTGTTTAAATTGAGGCAATGAATTAAATAAGTGTTCATGACTTCTCcctactccttttcaaacagaaaagtagtggtaaactcattgttttgttcttggttgTGTATGCACAAGTTTTCTGTCTTACTGATtgcgtgttttttgtttaaaaacctatttcaaataaataaatcaaatcaatcaaatcaaatatttttaattgtaagtGTGTCATGAGGAGGAAACAGTGTGCCACGTCTCAAAATATAACATTCTTGATTCGGGTCACGTGTGTTTACGTATTGTTTTTGTGAACTTATACCAGTTGTCCAGTAGGTGGCACTGTGTACAGTCACATATTAAATTACAGTGGTGTTTCTTAGGCTGCACTTATATTATTACCAAATGAAGTTGATCACTTCCAATAATCTATTTTAAGTATGTTTaagagttatttttttgttttcttcttcttttttgtattcttctctgtttgtgtctgtctctttaaggaaaTGTCTGGAGTagtgcaactttaaaaaaacaaatctctttGCTGTTCTTTCCCCCAGGTCCACTCCTGTTTATCTATGGGTGTTGCTGTTGGCTTGGGAAAGACGCAACTCACTAGTGCTCTTAAGTCTTGCAAAAATGTCCTACAAAACCAGGACTCCTCCACTAATTTCAGCACTGGTCTCCACCAACACTACACAGAGGTGTCTGGAGGAGATGGTTGGTTGGGGGAGTTTACAATTTCCAAAAATGATTCCATAAGCTACACAAAATGGCTACTGAGCCTGAAAAATACGCCAGATGTTGTTTCGTTCTCCCTTCGACCGCTCTATCAGCTTGTGCCAGGCCAGCTTCAAAAGGCAGGGATGAAAACTGCTATTGAGCAGTATTTGATGAACAATGCTGTGAAGAAATCACCCCAAGAACCACACTGTGAGACCACCACTCCTAATTTGTCCTCTAACTGCTGCCCTCAGCAAGCCTTAAAGGGAACTCTATCAGTGACCATTATTCAAGGCTACAACATCAGTGGAGATATTGCTGGGAGAACTGAGTGGTGGGTTGATGCAAAGGTAGAATACTATGACCTAATGATACCTGATAAGCACACCATTTATATAGTTCTTCCTTTGTTCACAGTTTTGTTCACATATGGTACGGTTCCACAAAACAGAGCACCCACATGGTCAAATCCAACAATCCGAAGTTCAACgagaattttgattttggcaaGGTCAGTAAACGTTATCATCACAGGTCTACTTAAAAAATCTCaacagagaaactcatccatttACTCTGCTGATGCAGAAGAATTTATAATGTTAATACCAGCATTTATCTTGGcgaaaataaaaactcaattaGCAGAAGTGAGGAGAATTGAGTTTTTATGCATCAGTTTTGAAAGAAAGCTGATCCATTCATTGGTGCCACCAAAACTATTTGTTACCAAACATTTCATATTGGGTCAAATATCATTTACTATCAGAAATAAGTTGTAGtttaaattgcaaataaattaatgttcatGAACTAATGTGTCCTTCAACTTGTTTGCATGAGACAGCAGCCACAATAACAAGAAAAGAGCTCCTCCCTTTAGGCCTGACTCGTTCTTGTTTCGGTTCTCACAACCAACCTGGATGTCTGTGGACATGCGGCTCCCACACTCACTGCTCTGCTTACCTGTTGTTGAGTCAGGAAGTGATAACtctcttttattgcttttaacaTAAACATTTGGCTATCCAAACAACAAATGTCCAAAACGtacttttaatgtcaaagtACTCCAATCCTACTGATTgcttattttcttgtttttaaaaacctgtttgaaataaataaatcaaatcaaataagaCAAATCAAAGTAAACATGATATGTAATGCAGACAAACAGCATATGGTGTAGGGAAACTTGGGGAATGGACAATCAACTCTATTCTTAGTTCCAAGTCCAGTAGGTGGCACTGTGTACAGTCACATATAGATTCTTTATGTTTTGGGATGCCGAGTCAGCACTTGCATGAAAAAGAATTTGGTTTTACTTGATTAGACAATACATATTTCACGGTGTTTATGGTCaagtacaaataaaagtaaaaacataaaagaatctgaaaatatttgaacagaAACCACTTTACACATATATTGTGTAAACAGACACAGCCCAGCTGATGTATTTCATATCTTGTGCTGTTGTGTTTCAACTAAGATTACACTGCATTTATCAACTTTTgagatgtgttttattttctatatcaCGTTAAAAAGTTGACTTTGAACTGGAAAATATGCATCTGAAAGATTCTCCATTCCAATTTTCTCATGAAGGTGGACACAAACAACGTTCTGAGGGTTGAAGTTTGGGATAAGGACTTGTTCTATGACCAGTTTCTCGGAGACTGCAGGCGGAACCCGACCCCGGGCACTCATCATATCAAGTGCTCAATAAAGAGAGGGCGCCTTGAGTTCACATACACGCTGACCTGTGACCCATATCTGACTGGAGACCGGTGCGAGCGTTATAAACCATCTCCTGACTGACAGGAGCTTGGTGATCTTTGGAAATTAAAGCTTTTCATTTCATCACGTAATATTAACTCACTAAATCtggtaaaaactcaaaatcattAATCGTTTAATTTTGTTAAAGACCCAGTtaaatgtacaataaaaaatattcaagattCTGTGTAACATTTAATCACAAGAAATAACTATGCTTTAATATATGCAACCAGAAACTGTGTTCCctttaatgacaataaaatgttttaaattgctaCACATTGGTGACTTCATATATTGTCAACAGATCTTGTATAATTAGTTGTAGAGAAGTAATTATGAATTATGACTTATTTATGTTACTATAAAATAGCAAGTTTGGTGAGCTATGTAGTTCACTAACCATAAACTGTTTATAGCTTTATGTccaactaaaataaacatttttacatgattttCTCAAGATTTGGTTTGTTAGAAACAGCAGAGATGTAGGTATGCTAAAAAAGTATGGTCAGACCTTCTGTTTTCAGCAAAGCGGAGAACAAGGGGACATATTTTTCAACCTGATTATTGTTTCCTTGGGGTTTAATGGTTAAAATCAAGAGGCGCTGATGAAatttattaattgaaataatctcccaTCATCTAGTCATGTTTGAAAACAGCAAAGACATCTCATGAGCCACaatgttcaatgtttttttgttattcttatttattacataaaagGTCCAGGCACCACAATTTCACAGTTTTCCTTTagaacagtggtccccaacctttttagtaccGCAGACCGGTGAAGTCTTCGCAAATTTCCTGCGGACCAGGGGGACGAGGGTCCAGTTGCTAAACTGttcatataaataatataatttcttCCTAGAGACGGACAAAGTGCTCCTCCGAGTTTGGCaaatttctcctttttaaatCTGCCAATTTACTATATTTCAAACACCTCCATTAATGATGACAAATATGCTCTATGTTTCATCAGATGCAGCATTTTAGCAGAGTAGAAAAAAGGGATTTGGATGAGCTATAGGAGCCATTTCAAGGCCAATCAAATGGCATCATTTAGTTTGTTTGGGGAACAATTTTGTATGTGTTCGTAATGATGCGCTCAAAAATCCAGGGCAACTTTTACAAAACTTAAAACATCAATCAGATGCCATTTGCTACATACAAATTTCTTTAGTCAGATTTCCTACTTATCAGTTAAAAAGgaattgttttttcctttttaaatcaaatttatttgatccAATAAATTTGGTTggatcaaatttatttgttccTATCATATTTTACCcagtaaaatatgattttatcagattttatCATACAGTATCATATGCCAGGTCTGAACAGGCCTGTAgttcagacctggcaggcccaaataTATTGTGAGGTTCTGCTGGGAATGTCTGGCAGAGTCTCTTGTGAGATGatgctttaactcccatctcctgGAGGGTTTTGAACACATTCCAGAGGAGATAAGGGACATTGAGTATGAGTGGACCTTGTTCTgcgcctccattgtcgaggctgCTTTTCGGAGCTGTACCCGCAAGGTTGTCAGTGCCTGTCTCGGTGGCAACCCTCGGACCCATTTGGTGGACAACTTTGGTGAGGGACGCTGCAAGGCTGAAGAAGGACTCCTGCAGGGGCCTTTTTGGCATGAGAGACCCCAGAAACAGTTGATGGGTAAActgcatgcggctcgggtggttgctgaggcaagaATTCAGGCATGGGAGAAGTTTGGAGAGAACATGAAGAAAGACTTCGGTACAGCTTCAAGGcaattctggtccaccatccggtgTCTCAGGAGGGAAAAGCAGTACAGTACCAACaatgtttatagtggggattgTGTGCTGCTGACCTTGACTCAGGATGTTGTGGGCCAGTGGGCAGAATAGATTGAAGACTTCCTCAATCCCACTAACACGATTGGAGACTGGGAATTCTGGGTCGAGCTCTCAGATCTCTGGGAATGAGATCTCCTGGGTAATTATAGAGCTATTTGATGGAAGGGCCCTGGAGTGGAAGAGATTTACCCCGAGTTCCTTAAGggtctggatgttgtagggttgtgttgggtGACATACTGtaactctgcaatattgcatggacatcgggggaggttcccctggattggcagactggagTGATGTTCTTCCTATTTAAAAAGGGGGGCCAGATGGTGTGCTCCAATTGCAGAGGGGTTGTTAGAGAAATTGTATATACAATTATGTTATCAAACATTTGCTTCTTTTGTTCATGCATCATGAATGTTGAATTACTTTAACTATGTTTCTGAGTATGTTGAAGGAGGCCGTGCTGAAGGATGCAGAGACAGCCGGCGCCAGCTTGTTCTAATCAGACGGCTACACATTCATGTTTATTCTTCATGTTTATAATAAGATAGTTTATAGCGTAATGGTGCTGATTAGCCTTATACAGTCATACTGTCCTTAGTAAATGCTCTAGTTTATCTTATGAAATCGTGAATCACATTGCAGcagcatattttttgtttcctcccTTAGAGATGCAACGTGCATTGTGATTAGGGCATACCCTGTTTCAATAAAAAGAGAGGGCTCGGCAGGACGTATTTTCAGAGCGGGTCGAGATTGTAATTGAGTACGTCTCTGTCCATTCTCCTCGtgagtaaaaagaaactaactctcttgtcttttcctgtGTATTTCAATGTTCTGGGTGATTAAACCTGacaggggtcacactcttaagcctacCTGACAAGGTCTATTAAATGATGTGGTCCCATTGACTTTATCAGGTCGTGATCTATAGCTTTCACTAGAGCAGTTTGCAGCTGAGTGTGAAGTGGCTGGGATGAGGACCAGTGGCTACAAAATCAGATTCCATGGTCTTGAGCTGGAAACTAACATATGCAACCTTCGGAAACCTCTGTAACTCCTCCAATCGTCTGAACCCAGACCAGACATCTCTTTCCCCCACAAGCAACCCAAACTCCGGTGACCCAACCTCTCACCCTGGTGGATAAACCTCACTTCACTTAGTAAGCTTCATTCAGTCGCCTTCTCAGTCTCATTTCAAATTGCCTTCTTACCTCTCATCTCCCCTACCTTCAGAACTCAGACGATCCTGATCCAGTATCTCCGGGACAAGAATCACATACTACACTCATTGTTCtgttcaaaacaaactttattcattTGATTTCATGGTCTCTTGTATGTGTTCTGCTTGTGGTCAAGTGTCAAGTGAATAGCTCCCATTATGACAGGATGTGTGgtgatgacattttaatgaataCCTTACTCCTGAAATGGGTGGGCCTTTGTGCTCTGGTTGCTATGAAAGTACCAGTAACCCTAGTGTATGAAGGAGTTAAAGATTTAGTAGGAATGCATGACAATAAAACAGGGCTTTATAGAAGCCTGGGGGATTGTGGGTTAAATGAAGAAATATATCTGAATCTTAGAGGTGCACCAAGAGGAATTCCAGATGAATTTAAAGCACAACATAAAATTATTGCAGGATTTGGATCCATTTTACGTTGGGTTacaattaacaaaaatgttgaatggATTAACTGTTTATTGTAACCATCGGAATGATAAACTTTACTGTTGAAGAATCTCTGGCCCTAGGAGAGCAACTCCATGAAATGAGAAGAATGGCAAGACAAATAAGCTGAGCATTAATTGGATTTTGGCTAACATGGGAGGAGTTTGTCATATGTTCGCCAATCAATGCTGCACATACATTCCTATGCATACCCCACCAAAGGCACATTTAAAGCAATAATGACCAGGCTTAGTAAACTGAAAGCGGAAGTAAAAGATAATGCAGGACAGAACA carries:
- the LOC102216951 gene encoding perforin-1-like translates to MLPDSTSALLLLSVLLVHSSVLSCRIGTQSECDAAPFVPGYNLVGEGYDIVRLQRKGAYVIDVKTYLSSADSCTLCSNPLQNHAYQKLPSSVVDWRAINRCTAEISSSHHTSASSLIQAYTSHDTNDWSFGLDVQNVLESGKSDVGGTRSNAYKFASQRSKEDRYTFSTHSITCSHYRFRVSSTPNLSIDFKRQSENLPSHYNSSTADEYGDLINTFGTHYFRLVILGGQLKRLTSSRSCLSSLNGLSSSEVHSCLSMGVAVGLGKTQLTSALKSCKNVLQNQDSSTNFSTGLHQHYTEVSGGDGWLGEFTISKNDSISYTKWLLSLKNTPDVVSFSLRPLYQLVPGQLQKAGMKTAIEQYLMNNAVKKSPQEPHCETTTPNLSSNCCPQQALKGTLSVTIIQGYNISGDIAGRTECFVHIWYGSTKQSTHMVKSNNPKFNENFDFGKVDTNNVLRVEVWDKDLFYDQFLGDCRRNPTPGTHHIKCSIKRGRLEFTYTLTCDPYLTGDRCERYKPSPD